The DNA window TGCGCCGACTGCGGCCATCGCTGGAACGCGCCTGCGGTGATGTCGGCCGACGATGCCTGTCCGCGCTGCACCGCACACGCCGCGCGCCCCGGCATCGTCTGGTTCGGAGAGATGCCCTATCACATGGAACGGATCTGGGACGCGCTGGAGCGGGCAGACCTATTCGCGGCCATCGGGACGTCGGGCAATGTCTATCCGGCGGCGGGATTTGCCCAGCACGCCGGACGGGCGGGCGCCGAATGTATCGAGCTGAACCTTGAGGACAGCGCCAATGCGCGCGATTTCGACCGCCGTATCCAAGGCCCGGCCTCGGTGACCGTGCCCGAATGGGTGGCATCCCTGTCCGGCTGACGGCCGGATCGTCCTTGCGCGAATCCGGCTTGTGGGTTAACCCCGCCTTGCCTCGGTTCCGGGTTCTGCCCGGTGAAAAGGGAATGCGGTGAAACTCCGCAACTGCCCCCGCAACTGTCAGCGGCGAGCGAGGCCGGAAAATGCCACTGTCCGCACCTGCGGATGGGAAGGTCCGGCCAAGCCACGACCCGCGAAGTCAGGAGACCTGCCGAAGCGATCACCCTGAGGGCATGCGGGGGGCATGCGCGAAACGGATCTTCCGTCGTGGTGGTAGTCGTCGTCCGGCAGGCAGGCGCCTTCCGGGAAACTGCATCCCGCCCGTCAAGGGCCCACGGAAGGAACCCGCCCGTGAAACCTTTCGCCCTTCTGTCCGCGACCGTCGCCGCGACCGCGCTGCACGCCGCCGGCCCCGCAACGGCACAGGAAACCTATGTCCTGCCGGAAATCACCCTCAGCGCCAGTCGCGAAGCGACCCGGCTCAGCCGGTCGGGCAGTTCGGTGTCGGTGATCACCGAAGACGCGTTGCAGAACCGCGCCGGCGCCCCGATTTCGGACCTGATCGCCAGCTTGCCGGGCGTCGCCTTTTCCCGTTCGGGACCGTTGGGCACGACGGCATCGTTGCAGGTGCGCGGCGCGCCGGGGGAATATGTTCCGGTCCTGATCGACGGCATCGAGGTGTCGGACCCCGCAGCCGGGCAGCCCTATTTCGACTTCGGGTCCCTGACCTCGGCCGGGTTCGGCCGGATCGAGCTGCTGCGCGGGACGCAATCGGCGCTGTATGGCTCGCGCGCCGTCGCGGGCCTGCTGACCATCGACAGCCTGCGCCCGACCGAGGAAGGCCTGCGGCAAAGCTTTACCATCGAGGCCGGGTCGTATCAGACCTATGCGGCCAGCTATGGCGCGGCGCTGCGCCGTGGCGGCACCGATCTGTCGTTCACCGCCAGCCGCATCACCAGCCAGGGCTATTCCGCCCGCGACGAGAATGACGGCAATTTCGAGGCCGACAGCTTCAACGCATCGCGCCTGACCTTCTATGCGGCGCAGGAATTGCAGACCGGCGCACGCATCGGCGTGAACGGCTTCTGGGAAAAAAGCCGGGCCGAGTTCGACGAGTTCGGCGGCGACCTGACCGGCACCCCCGGCGACGAATACACCACCAAGAAATCCCATGGCCTGCGCGCCTTTGCCGAAATCGCCACCGGCGCGGTCGATAACACGTTGGCGCTGACCCGTTATCGCATCGATCGTCGCAGCTGGTCCGACGGGTTCGAGACGCCGTTCATCGGCACCCGCACGAAACTGTCATGGCAGGGCGCGACCGATCTGGGCGCGTCGGGTGCGCGCGCGATCTTTGGCGCCGATACCGAACGCGAGGAAGCCGACGGGCTGGGCGACAACCGGATCGACGGCGCGTTCGCCGAACTGTCAGTGCCCGTCACCGCTGACATCGATGTCAGCGCGGCGCTGCGCCACGACGATCATTCGCGGTTCGGCGGCGTCA is part of the Paracoccus stylophorae genome and encodes:
- a CDS encoding TonB-dependent receptor plug domain-containing protein — encoded protein: MKPFALLSATVAATALHAAGPATAQETYVLPEITLSASREATRLSRSGSSVSVITEDALQNRAGAPISDLIASLPGVAFSRSGPLGTTASLQVRGAPGEYVPVLIDGIEVSDPAAGQPYFDFGSLTSAGFGRIELLRGTQSALYGSRAVAGLLTIDSLRPTEEGLRQSFTIEAGSYQTYAASYGAALRRGGTDLSFTASRITSQGYSARDENDGNFEADSFNASRLTFYAAQELQTGARIGVNGFWEKSRAEFDEFGGDLTGTPGDEYTTKKSHGLRAFAEIATGAVDNTLALTRYRIDRRSWSDGFETPFIGTRTKLSWQGATDLGASGARAIFGADTEREEADGLGDNRIDGAFAELSVPVTADIDVSAALRHDDHSRFGGVTSGRLSAVWRVREDVLLRTAIGTGFRAPSLYELYGPYGDADLDREESRTAEIGIEKQWGADSHLRATAFWLDAESLIGFDSLATACGQAFGCYAQVDGTSRRRGVEVDGRWALGTATALRTAYTYTDNAETTEWAEAPRHVLNLGAETEFATGTTAGLSLRGQAHRPRELGSFVTVDLNVSHPLSDRAEAYLRVENLLDRQYQLSPGYGTSDRAFYAGLRASF
- a CDS encoding NAD-dependent deacylase, which encodes MRIAVLTGAGISAESGLDTFRATDGLWERHRIEDVATPQAFARDPALVHAFYNARRARAAAAQPNPAHHALVDLARRHDLTLITQNVDDLHERASQPDVIHMHGRLSRALCADCGHRWNAPAVMSADDACPRCTAHAARPGIVWFGEMPYHMERIWDALERADLFAAIGTSGNVYPAAGFAQHAGRAGAECIELNLEDSANARDFDRRIQGPASVTVPEWVASLSG